The DNA segment TCTGGTACAGATACAAAGAATCTTTCCCGCTTTCAGGAAGATCCTTTTCACGGATAAAAACCTGAAAACCGCGCAGGTCTTCAGCTTTATCGCGTCCATCCACCCCTTCAAAGGTAAGAAGAACCCTGCCTTTGTGCTTTCTGTGCGAAAGCACACGAAAACGACGGGGCTTGCCTTTGTTTTTACCTAGAAAAACAAAAGGAACCTCGCCGTACAGAAAAGGGGAATCCGCATAGGATTCAATGCAGACTTCCCCTCTTAGGCCATGCGGTTTAATAACCTCAGCCACTAGAATCATTTTCATAGCAGCCTGCCTGATAGGCCAGATCCGGAAAAGCTACTCAAGGATCTCCAGAACCGAACGTTTTCTGACTTTGGTAGAAGCAGCACCAAGAAGAGTGCGCATGGCTCTAGCCGTGCGTCCCTGCTTGCCGATGACCTTTCCAAGATCTTCCTTTGCTACTTTCAACTCAATTACAGAAGTCTGTTCCCCTTCAATCTCGGTGACTAGAACTTCATCCGGATTGTCAACAAGCGATTTCGCGATGTATTCAACCAAATCTTTCAACATGCCAACAACCTCCGCTGCTACTGTCAATCGGGGACATCTGGTGAAGAAGAGTCCGAGCGCCGGGGAAAAAAGCCTTAGGAAACTTTTTTAATGAGAGCGCGAACAGTGTCACTGACTTCTGCGCCTTTCTCAAGCCACTTCTCCACTTTTTCCTTATCAATAACGATTTCAGCCGGCTCAACCATCGGGTTATAGTGTCCAATGTTTTCCAGAGGACGACCATCACGTCTGGTTTCGCTGTTAATTGCAACTACGCGATAAAAAGGGCGCTTTTTGGAACCCATGCGGGTCAGTCTCAGTTTCACGGGCATTTCTTATTTTCCCCCATATAGTGTTATTTAAGAGTTTCGTTAATAAATTGCAAGCTGATTACTCAAAAGCTACTTCCGCTTCTTTTTGCGGGCCTTCTTATTGAGTTTCTTTTTCTTGCGTTCCTGAAGGGTTTTCTTGCTTATGGTGCGCGGAGCCTGCGCTCCGGAACCATTCATGCCTTCCATCCCTTCCATGCCGTCCATTCCCGGAAGACCCGGCATTCCCGGCATTCCACCGCCTTCACCGAGTCCTGGGATATTAGGCATCTTCGGCATTTTAGGCATCTTGCCTTTGCCTTTGCCACCCATCATCTTCTTCATCATCTTACTCATCTGCTCAAAATTTTTGAGCATCTGATTAACATCCTGAAGAGATACGCCGGAACCGGCTGCAACCCTGCGTCTACGACTGGGGTTGATAATTTTCGGATTCCTGCGTTCTTCCATTGTCATGGAAGAAATAATGGCTTCTATCCGGTTCAGCTCCTTGTCCGGGACATTAAGATCGCCAAGCTGTTTGGTAAGCCCGCCGAGACCCGGAATAAGTTTTAGGATACTCTCCATGGAGCCGATTTTTTTCATTCTCCGCATCTGGGTGCGAAAATCCTCAAGGTCAAACTTGGCCTTGCGGAATTTGTCGGTAAGCTTTTCGGCTTCTTCTTCATCTATCGTGGCCTGAGCCTTCTCAATAAGAGTGAGCATGTCGCCCATACCGAGAATACGGGACGCAGCCCGGTCAGGATGGAAGATTTCCATGTCCGAAAGCTTTTCACCCATACCGACAAACTTAACGGACTTGCCGGTCACGGACTTAATGGACAGTGCGGCACCACCACGGGCGTCACCATCCATTTTTGTAAGCACAACGCCGGTGACGTCGAGCTTTTCATCGAATGTGGAAGCCACGTTGACAGCGTCCTGTCCGGTCATGGCATCCGCAACGAAAAGTATTTCATCTGGTGAGCAGGACTCTTTGATAGCCACAAGCTCATCCATAAGTGTTTCATCTATATGCAGACGTCCGGCTGTATCGAAGAAAACTACATCGCAGCCTTCTTCCTCGGCCTTCACAAGTGCATCCTTGCATATATCCACCGGATTCATATCCGTGGTGGAAGGATAGACCGGCATATCCAGCTGTTTGGCAAGGACATTCAACTGGTCGATAGCCGCTGGTCTGTATACGTCGGCAGGGACAAGGTATGGTTTATATTTTTTACGGCGAAGATATAGAGCCAGCTTTGCAGATGAGGTTGTTTTACCTGATCCCTGCAATCCGACCATCATAATCATTGCCGGTTTTTTCTTCAGGACAAGCCCTTCCTGCTCTCCGCCCAGCAGTTCGACAAGCTCGTCATTAACGATCTTGATTACCTGCTGCCCGGGAGAAAGGCTCTTGATAACATCCTGTCCGAGAGCGCGCTCCTTAACCTTGTCCACGAAATCTTTAACTACTTTGTAGTTAACATCCGCTTCGAGGAGTGCAAGGCGCACCTCACGCATTCCGTCCTGAATGTTCTTCTCATCCAGACGGCCCTGTCCCTTGAAATTTTTAAAGGCTTCAGAAAGTCTGTCTGAAAGGCTATCGAACAATTAACCGCTCCGCCGCTTTGCATTTATTTGCGCTCAGTTTATATAAAAAACTGCCCTGCCACTTAAATTCGATGAAGATTGCGCAAAGAAAGGGCTTGACAGTTATAGCTTTTGAACTGTCAAGTCAAGTCTTATCAGTACTCCTAAATCCGCCGGAACTGTAAAAAAACGCTCAAACGTATTTAAAAGTTCAGTTCTTCGGGCTTCTAACTTACAGAGTGCCAATGGCGCAAGCCATATTACGCCCTTTCGGGCTAAACACGGCTATTTTTATTCCAAACCACTTTACCACATAACATATTTAATTCTATAAACACACTAAGAAACATTTTTCCATCCATTAAAAATAACTCTTCTCGACAAAT comes from the Maridesulfovibrio bastinii DSM 16055 genome and includes:
- the rimM gene encoding ribosome maturation factor RimM (Essential for efficient processing of 16S rRNA), whose protein sequence is MKMILVAEVIKPHGLRGEVCIESYADSPFLYGEVPFVFLGKNKGKPRRFRVLSHRKHKGRVLLTFEGVDGRDKAEDLRGFQVFIREKDLPESGKDSLYLYQIKGMRVVLENGETVGTVSDFLLNCGQETWVIKSEDGKEILFPAEQDFILSVNMESHEITVAPPEGLLELYLAEI
- a CDS encoding KH domain-containing protein, encoding MLKDLVEYIAKSLVDNPDEVLVTEIEGEQTSVIELKVAKEDLGKVIGKQGRTARAMRTLLGAASTKVRKRSVLEILE
- the rpsP gene encoding 30S ribosomal protein S16, with protein sequence MPVKLRLTRMGSKKRPFYRVVAINSETRRDGRPLENIGHYNPMVEPAEIVIDKEKVEKWLEKGAEVSDTVRALIKKVS
- the ffh gene encoding signal recognition particle protein encodes the protein MFDSLSDRLSEAFKNFKGQGRLDEKNIQDGMREVRLALLEADVNYKVVKDFVDKVKERALGQDVIKSLSPGQQVIKIVNDELVELLGGEQEGLVLKKKPAMIMMVGLQGSGKTTSSAKLALYLRRKKYKPYLVPADVYRPAAIDQLNVLAKQLDMPVYPSTTDMNPVDICKDALVKAEEEGCDVVFFDTAGRLHIDETLMDELVAIKESCSPDEILFVADAMTGQDAVNVASTFDEKLDVTGVVLTKMDGDARGGAALSIKSVTGKSVKFVGMGEKLSDMEIFHPDRAASRILGMGDMLTLIEKAQATIDEEEAEKLTDKFRKAKFDLEDFRTQMRRMKKIGSMESILKLIPGLGGLTKQLGDLNVPDKELNRIEAIISSMTMEERRNPKIINPSRRRRVAAGSGVSLQDVNQMLKNFEQMSKMMKKMMGGKGKGKMPKMPKMPNIPGLGEGGGMPGMPGLPGMDGMEGMEGMNGSGAQAPRTISKKTLQERKKKKLNKKARKKKRK